One Azoarcus sp. DN11 DNA segment encodes these proteins:
- a CDS encoding DUF1329 domain-containing protein, protein MMRTRIWIPVMAIVALAVTGGQAVAKVSEAEAARLGKDLTCVGAEAAGNKDGTIPAFSGKWLGTPPGVKYTLHVGQHPVDPYPDDKPLYEITAANMSKYADKLSDGQKAMFKKYPDTFRIPVYQTRRDFRYPDAICELARKNALEAELIDDGLGYTGHKGPVGFPIPKSPMEVLANMNFPYRAFTEHVVRDIADVGSDGSITWGRQLNKNLNIVSQPGELGKPMEGLMAYSLSGTLLPERDRGSFTASQEPVNFARAKRLAWTYDPGTRRVRQLPTYGFDTPMGGTSGKMTIDQDRLMNGDPSRYEWKLLGKREMYIPANAYRLHSSKVKYADLLQKGHANPAYLRYELRRVWVLEGSLKEGYRHLFGKRVLFIDEDNWQASMGDFYDQRGKLWQHGVINHFYAFDLNAWQAGTAFYHDLDSGGYVAFNLIQEREKSWVLNGGDLSPDMYTPAALRALGQ, encoded by the coding sequence ATGATGAGAACCCGTATCTGGATACCGGTCATGGCGATAGTGGCGCTCGCGGTGACCGGGGGCCAAGCGGTGGCCAAGGTCAGCGAAGCCGAAGCAGCCCGGCTGGGCAAGGATCTGACCTGCGTCGGCGCCGAGGCGGCCGGCAACAAGGACGGCACCATTCCCGCCTTTTCCGGCAAGTGGCTGGGCACGCCTCCGGGCGTGAAATACACGCTGCACGTCGGCCAACATCCCGTGGATCCCTATCCGGACGACAAGCCGCTGTACGAGATCACCGCAGCGAACATGAGCAAGTACGCCGACAAGCTCAGTGACGGGCAGAAGGCGATGTTCAAGAAGTATCCCGACACCTTCCGGATTCCCGTCTATCAGACCCGGCGCGACTTCAGGTATCCGGATGCCATTTGTGAGCTGGCCAGGAAAAACGCGCTTGAAGCCGAACTGATCGACGATGGCCTCGGCTATACGGGCCACAAGGGACCCGTGGGCTTCCCGATTCCGAAGTCGCCGATGGAGGTTCTCGCCAACATGAACTTCCCGTACCGGGCCTTCACGGAGCACGTGGTGCGGGACATCGCGGACGTGGGGTCGGATGGCAGCATCACCTGGGGTCGGCAGCTCAACAAGAACCTGAACATCGTCTCGCAGCCCGGCGAATTGGGTAAGCCGATGGAGGGTCTGATGGCCTATTCATTGTCCGGGACGCTGTTGCCCGAGCGCGACCGCGGCAGCTTTACCGCCTCTCAGGAGCCCGTCAACTTTGCCCGTGCGAAGCGCCTTGCCTGGACCTACGACCCGGGTACGCGACGGGTGCGCCAACTGCCGACCTACGGGTTCGACACACCGATGGGCGGCACGAGCGGCAAGATGACCATCGACCAGGACCGCCTGATGAACGGTGATCCCAGCCGCTACGAATGGAAGCTGCTCGGCAAGAGGGAGATGTACATCCCCGCGAACGCATACCGTCTGCACTCCAGCAAGGTGAAGTACGCGGATCTGTTGCAGAAGGGACACGCGAACCCGGCCTATCTTCGATACGAACTCCGCCGCGTGTGGGTGCTGGAAGGCTCGCTGAAGGAAGGTTACCGCCATCTGTTCGGCAAGCGCGTGCTGTTCATCGACGAGGACAATTGGCAGGCCTCGATGGGGGACTTCTACGACCAGCGCGGAAAGCTTTGGCAGCACGGCGTCATCAACCACTTCTATGCGTTCGACCTCAACGCATGGCAGGCCGGCACCGCCTTCTATCACGACCTCGATTCAGGCGGCTACGTCGCCTTCAACCTGATCCAGGAGCGCGAAAAGTCCTGGGTCCTCAACGGCGGCGACCTCTCGCCCGACATGTACACCCCCGCTGCGCTGCGTGCGCTGGGCCAGTGA
- a CDS encoding DUF1302 family protein, with translation MMKLHNKMKPIALAIVGMGIAIPASAFDTVEFENGATFESRLTTTYTLSTRLEGRDSVLTKNAAGNDGDNNFDKGALTSNRVSALLDTHFKKGNSGFVLSASTFYDDVYHHSNDNDGTSFPNKIGGEANQFTSEARRYHGGYSRLLDVYGYTSFDIGEQGRATVRLGKHVVSWGESLFIPGISGAQGPADGTKAGIPGTEVKDQLLPEDQVSVLYEVNDRLSLMAYAQYNWHKTLINAPGSFLSTSDVVGPGAVCMTPGPGPCRVPGRADEKPGKTGQWGVGGKYRVTDETELGLVYLRYHDRVPMVDVDSLLSDGNGFGFNHRYFKDIELIGTTFSTTFGVATLGGEISYRKDAPALVNTRLGSSVIPTATTADVLQTNVNTFVNLGRTFLAPQANFLAEVAYTDVRNPDARRVPGATGDVSRTFAPGFGVVPVPTPLSDSLSFGSYGLAFASTLSLTYPGILENWELGVPISYSRQLKGRTLQGNLGMGEGDHRLSVGATMTYRRNLQIGLTYLGYFGKASLDPVKNRLLTDRDQLSLVVKYSF, from the coding sequence ATGATGAAATTGCACAACAAAATGAAGCCGATCGCGCTCGCTATCGTCGGCATGGGCATCGCGATTCCGGCGTCGGCCTTCGATACCGTGGAGTTCGAAAACGGGGCGACCTTTGAATCGCGCTTGACCACGACCTATACGCTGTCCACCCGCCTCGAAGGCCGCGATTCCGTGCTGACGAAGAATGCCGCGGGCAATGACGGCGACAATAATTTCGACAAGGGGGCATTGACGTCGAATCGCGTGAGTGCTTTGCTGGACACTCACTTCAAGAAGGGAAATTCCGGTTTCGTTCTGTCTGCCAGCACCTTCTACGACGACGTTTACCATCATTCCAACGACAACGACGGCACCTCGTTTCCGAACAAGATCGGCGGAGAAGCCAATCAGTTCACCAGTGAAGCCAGGCGCTACCACGGCGGTTACAGTCGCTTGCTCGACGTCTACGGTTACACCTCGTTCGACATCGGCGAGCAGGGGCGAGCGACTGTCCGTCTCGGCAAGCACGTCGTGTCATGGGGAGAAAGCCTTTTTATTCCGGGTATTTCGGGCGCTCAAGGGCCCGCGGACGGCACCAAGGCCGGCATCCCCGGCACGGAAGTAAAGGATCAGTTGCTGCCCGAGGATCAGGTTTCGGTGCTTTACGAGGTTAATGACAGGCTGTCGTTGATGGCGTACGCCCAGTACAACTGGCACAAGACGCTGATCAATGCGCCGGGTTCCTTCCTGAGCACGTCGGATGTCGTCGGGCCGGGTGCAGTTTGTATGACCCCTGGGCCGGGCCCGTGCAGGGTGCCCGGGAGGGCCGATGAGAAGCCGGGCAAAACCGGGCAATGGGGTGTTGGTGGCAAGTACCGCGTGACCGACGAAACCGAGCTGGGTCTGGTCTACTTGCGCTACCACGACCGTGTTCCGATGGTCGATGTCGACTCTCTCCTTTCGGATGGCAACGGTTTCGGTTTCAACCATCGTTACTTCAAAGACATCGAACTGATTGGAACCACATTCAGCACGACCTTCGGTGTCGCCACCCTGGGCGGCGAAATTTCCTATCGCAAGGATGCCCCTGCTCTCGTCAATACGCGTCTGGGCTCCAGCGTAATCCCCACTGCCACGACGGCAGACGTGTTGCAGACCAACGTCAATACCTTCGTCAACCTTGGGCGGACCTTCCTGGCGCCGCAGGCCAACTTCCTGGCGGAAGTGGCCTATACCGACGTGCGTAATCCCGATGCCCGTCGGGTGCCGGGCGCGACCGGCGATGTCTCGCGGACTTTCGCGCCGGGCTTCGGGGTCGTTCCCGTGCCCACGCCCTTGTCGGATTCGCTGAGCTTCGGCAGCTACGGCCTCGCCTTCGCATCGACGCTCAGTCTGACCTATCCGGGCATCCTGGAGAATTGGGAGCTCGGCGTGCCGATCAGCTACTCGCGTCAGCTGAAGGGCCGCACCCTGCAGGGCAACCTCGGCATGGGCGAGGGCGATCACCGTCTGAGCGTCGGCGCGACGATGACCTACCGCCGCAACCTGCAGATCGGCCTGACCTACCTGGGTTACTTCGGCAAGGCCAGCCTCGATCCGGTCAAGAATCGGCTATTGACCGACCGGGACCAGCTCTCGCTGGTCGTCAAGTACTCGTTCTGA
- a CDS encoding AMP-binding protein produces MTSRTFSLADLFAIAAETVPERDALVIGASRHTYGEMAARIERLAAWLHGQGIGAGDVVGLQMYNSAEYLEAFLAACRVRAIPANINYRYVADELRYLYDNAGLKALFYSAELEPAVAEALDAAPGLRVKVRTGAGTPALAGSTRHDDTLSADPAVLAAVQCRDDDISLLYTGGTTGKPKGVMWPHKDLFFGSLGGGASYVPAEGPVATPEQLADRIRKGAPMRFMPVAPLMHGAAHWATMVSLLAGHTVVLNDQHHFDAEHILDLIAGERVNCLTIVGDAMALPLLDALNAQPEHWDLSTLFVFGNGGAVLSEHLKEGLKAYLPPNVYFSNGLGSSESGQLGLGSKPADCGMIRIAARPDLVVVVDGNRLAAPGEPGILARSGYLPLGYYGDPEKTAQTFVTIEGRRYVLTGDAAQVADDGAIVVFGRGSNCINTGGEKVFPEEVEEVLRMSPDVLDALVVGLPDPRWGQKVVAVVAPRPGLCLDPQQLRALCQQHIANYKIPKDIVLVPEVRRSAAGKANYPWAREIALTALH; encoded by the coding sequence ATGACCTCTCGCACCTTCAGCCTGGCCGATCTCTTCGCGATCGCCGCCGAGACCGTACCGGAGCGCGATGCGCTCGTGATCGGCGCCAGCCGCCACACCTATGGGGAGATGGCCGCGCGCATCGAGCGCCTGGCCGCCTGGCTGCACGGGCAGGGCATCGGCGCGGGCGACGTGGTCGGCCTGCAGATGTACAACTCGGCCGAATACCTCGAAGCCTTCCTCGCCGCCTGCCGCGTGCGCGCCATCCCCGCCAACATCAACTACCGCTACGTTGCCGACGAGCTGCGCTACCTCTACGACAACGCCGGGCTGAAGGCGCTGTTCTACAGCGCCGAGCTGGAACCCGCCGTCGCCGAGGCCCTCGACGCCGCACCCGGGCTGCGCGTGAAGGTGCGCACCGGCGCGGGCACGCCTGCGCTGGCCGGCTCGACGCGCCACGACGACACGCTGAGCGCCGACCCGGCGGTGCTCGCCGCAGTGCAGTGCCGCGACGACGACATCTCCCTGCTCTACACCGGCGGCACCACCGGCAAGCCCAAGGGCGTGATGTGGCCGCACAAGGACCTCTTCTTCGGCAGCCTGGGCGGCGGGGCCTCCTACGTCCCGGCCGAAGGACCGGTCGCGACGCCGGAACAACTCGCCGACCGCATCCGCAAGGGTGCGCCGATGCGCTTCATGCCGGTCGCGCCGCTCATGCACGGCGCCGCGCACTGGGCGACGATGGTGTCGCTGCTGGCCGGCCACACCGTGGTGCTGAACGACCAGCATCATTTCGACGCCGAGCACATCCTCGACCTCATCGCCGGCGAACGGGTGAATTGCCTCACCATCGTCGGCGACGCGATGGCGCTGCCGCTCCTCGACGCGCTCAACGCGCAGCCGGAGCACTGGGATCTCTCCACCCTGTTCGTGTTCGGCAACGGCGGCGCGGTGCTCTCCGAGCACCTCAAGGAAGGCCTCAAGGCCTACCTGCCCCCGAACGTCTATTTCAGCAACGGGCTGGGTTCCTCGGAAAGCGGGCAACTCGGGCTCGGCAGCAAGCCCGCCGACTGCGGCATGATCCGCATCGCCGCGCGGCCCGACCTCGTCGTCGTCGTCGACGGCAACCGCCTCGCGGCGCCCGGCGAACCCGGTATCCTCGCGCGCAGCGGCTACCTGCCGCTCGGCTATTACGGCGATCCCGAAAAAACCGCCCAGACCTTCGTCACCATCGAAGGCCGGCGCTACGTCCTCACCGGCGACGCCGCGCAGGTCGCCGACGACGGCGCGATCGTCGTCTTCGGCCGCGGCTCGAACTGCATCAACACCGGCGGCGAAAAGGTCTTCCCCGAGGAGGTCGAGGAAGTCCTGCGCATGAGCCCGGACGTGCTCGATGCCCTCGTCGTCGGCCTGCCCGACCCGCGCTGGGGGCAGAAGGTCGTCGCGGTGGTCGCCCCCCGCCCCGGCCTGTGCCTCGACCCGCAGCAATTGCGGGCGCTGTGCCAGCAGCACATCGCGAACTACAAGATTCCCAAGGATATCGTCCTGGTGCCCGAGGTCAGGCGCTCGGCCGCCGGCAAGGCCAACTATCCCTGGGCGCGCGAGATCGCGCTCACGGCACTACACTGA
- a CDS encoding CaiB/BaiF CoA-transferase family protein: MTTKPLSGIKVLDFTQLLPGPMCTLQLADLGAEVIKIEPPGPGEAARGPLGTPISHFFQAVNRNKRSLAIDLRAPGARDVILALVRDADILVEGFRPGVMARLGLGYDALKATNTRLVYCAISGYGQNGPLAALGGHDINYQSYAGILEQSAPAAGSPHPGNFPIADLAGGALSAAMAILAALFDAQRSGEGRFIDVSMTDCAMALNVQPLAGLHTWKQPIPAGHDTLSGGLPCYGTYETSDGRHLAVGALEPKFWQNFCQTAGCPELARSGWASGKAGPAVKAQVAAIIKARTLADWIAAFDGVDACVSPVLRIDEVLTHPHTTAREMTVQTSLPDGGSAPYFAFPVKMSNYRFSLDRPPPTPGEHNADILHELGWAAEAIARLKADGAIA, translated from the coding sequence ATGACGACGAAACCCCTCAGCGGCATCAAGGTCCTCGATTTCACGCAGCTCCTGCCCGGCCCGATGTGCACGCTGCAACTCGCGGATCTCGGCGCGGAAGTGATCAAGATCGAACCGCCGGGCCCGGGCGAGGCCGCACGCGGTCCCCTGGGTACCCCGATCTCGCATTTCTTCCAGGCCGTGAATCGCAACAAGCGCTCGCTGGCGATCGACCTGCGGGCGCCCGGCGCGCGCGACGTGATCCTCGCGCTGGTGCGTGACGCCGACATCCTCGTCGAAGGCTTCCGCCCCGGCGTGATGGCGCGCCTCGGCCTCGGCTACGACGCGCTCAAAGCCACCAACACCCGGCTCGTGTACTGCGCGATCAGCGGCTACGGGCAGAACGGTCCGCTCGCCGCGCTGGGCGGCCACGACATCAACTACCAGAGCTACGCTGGCATCCTCGAACAGAGCGCCCCCGCCGCGGGCAGCCCGCATCCGGGCAACTTCCCGATCGCCGATCTCGCCGGCGGCGCCCTCTCGGCGGCGATGGCCATCCTCGCCGCGCTGTTCGACGCGCAGCGCAGCGGCGAAGGCCGCTTCATCGACGTTTCGATGACCGATTGCGCGATGGCCCTCAACGTGCAGCCGCTCGCCGGTCTGCACACCTGGAAGCAGCCCATCCCCGCCGGGCACGACACGCTGAGCGGCGGACTGCCCTGCTACGGCACCTATGAAACGTCCGATGGCCGGCATCTCGCGGTCGGCGCGCTGGAGCCGAAGTTCTGGCAGAACTTCTGCCAGACCGCAGGCTGCCCCGAACTCGCCAGGAGCGGCTGGGCATCGGGCAAGGCCGGCCCCGCGGTGAAGGCGCAGGTCGCCGCGATCATCAAGGCGCGCACGCTGGCCGACTGGATCGCGGCCTTCGACGGCGTGGATGCCTGCGTCAGCCCGGTGCTGCGCATCGACGAGGTGCTGACGCATCCGCACACCACCGCCCGCGAGATGACCGTGCAGACCTCCTTGCCGGACGGCGGCAGCGCGCCCTACTTCGCCTTCCCCGTGAAGATGAGCAACTACCGCTTCAGCCTCGACCGCCCGCCGCCCACGCCGGGCGAGCACAACGCGGACATCCTGCACGAACTCGGCTGGGCCGCCGAGGCGATCGCACGACTCAAGGCCGACGGCGCGATCGCGTGA